Part of the Quercus robur chromosome 5, dhQueRobu3.1, whole genome shotgun sequence genome, AAGTGTTTTGGTTAATTATATTTATCCATAGAACATTTTCATTATGCATCTTAAATCACAAAATTTTGGCATTGCATAGTTTGGGAATCTTTTTCCAGGTACAATAAATTGGGTCGGTGACTGCAGTAGAAGGTATATTTTGGTTTGGTGTATGGTAGTTAGATAAAACTTTAGCATCTTAATGCCTGGAGCTATTCTAATGGTAAATAAACATGCTAAAGTTTCTGATTATAAGGAGGTTGTAAATGATGTAGTGTGATGGAGTCCAATCTTTGTGATGCCAACTCCAGATTAGGAGTTGGAGCCCAGTGCTTATTTTACCTGGATTCAGTAAGCAtaagtgttttgttttttttttgggggtgggggggggggggggggtggacgGGTAGCCTGTGTAATTTAACTTTActgttgtaaaatattttccattaaagtaaatatttttacttataaaaaaaaaattccgctGATTGCAAATTAATCTCATGTTAGAGTGTtgattgtaaaattttgtaGTCTAGGGTGGATAATAGAAATGCCTCTAGAGTTGGTTAGCTGTAGTTAACccttaatgttttcaaaatttagagttTTGCAGCAATgggttgtttttctttctcatattCATTggattttttggaatttttatattttatatgttaacttgaatctcttttttatatattccttttttcttctcGTATATTAATGTAGCACAgttttctaatataattttattgcatattttgtttatcttatctatcaaaaaaatttactgCAGTCGTCATATCTAATATGTAAAAGGATTACCAGTTTGAGGCTTTGGTTATTGCAAACCTtggataaaaaattcaaaatgatgTTGCCATTGATGATTggcaatttaattttgaaaattttgatttgagcGATTCATGAGACAAAAACCTACTTTTATGTgttttatttgataagtaaaaTGTAATGTCATATACTTTTATACGTGTTTCAAGCATCTCTGATGAACACAATTATCTGGATTAAATGTAATGTCACATACTCTTATATGTGTTTCAAGTAATTTTACATGTAATAAATTGGCTAGTTTATGCTTTTAGCCACTGGTTCTACACACTTTACATGTAATCGTATTATAGTCTGTTGTGACTATATTGTTATTTAATACATCTACCTTGATCCATTGAACACAGttatcttcaattttttccttGGATTTAATATCTACTTTTAAGTGGTTGAGCTAGACTTGGATTAAGTCTGTAAAACATCTCATGGTATACCACTTAATTACAGGCTCAGCTTCCCTCTGTGTTGAGGATATACCGTGACACGCTTACTGCTGATATGAAAAATGCTATTAAGAATGCAGTTGCAGAGCTGCTTCCTGTCCTTCTTGCCAGGTCAGAGTCAGAGTTCTCCCCTGGAGAGCGAACAGTTGATGCAGATGGTGAGAAGTTTATTATGTAATTAGTCCGTGATGTATATCGCTAATGAGGCACTTAAtagaatgattagtcaataataaacattttttatatgATCAAATCTATGCCCACTCTTCTTTACAGAAACAATAGTTTCTTTTGTGCTTTTGTGCCTGTGTGCTGTTTGTTTCAACCTTTTTGCACTTGTATGGTGACTCAGGTGGAGGTGCATCACTTGCAAGCAAGTTGAGGAGCCTGTCATCTGAAAGCTTTGTTCAACTTTTGAGTGCTATTTTCAAGATTGTACGGGTAATGTGCATATGACTACACTTGTAAACTTCATATGCATTTAAGTTGTTAAATTGTTCCTGACCAaaaccagaaaaagaaaaatttttgaACTGATTTTTTGCTCTAGTTCACAGACTAGAAACTGACCTTAACCCACAATTTTGCTACCCTCAAGTTTTGTCTGATGGACTGCATGAAGAGGCACTATGGATGGCCTTAAATAAgagcttatattttatgaatttgtttTCCCCCTAATCAAACTCCGTGATTCCTTCATTTGAAACAGTAACTAGAAAGATAGTTCTTTTAATGCCATAATATATTCTTCTTTCTCCATTGTGCAATTGTTAGGTGCTAGTGAGTTAGCATTTAAAGATCCAAAACTGCCATTTATGAATAGGATGCCAGTTTGAAGCCCGATGGGTCTTATGTTCTGATTGTTTTGGTAATATCTTGACAATgacaaatttgtaatttcaaaaaaagaagaagaaagaggaaaggATACGTAAAAGTTTTTCTTAGGATTCTTCTAATTCTTATTGAAAAAGTAgtagtttttgtttatttacacATGATCACTGGTAATGATTACAAGCTTCGTGTGATGTAATATGATTCTTTCTTCTAGTGAATGCAGGCACATGTAGTGCGGGCGGCTGAAGTGAAAAAGGCAATTGAGTGGATCATGAAGAACCTTGATGGTCACTACGCTGCTGAATCAGTTGCTACTGCAATTGCACTTGGTGCTGCAGCTGCAGAAACAACTGAGGACCATGATGATCAAGGTGGTTCACTTCTGCCATTTTCATCTCAGAGAGCTGCCAGGTTTTCTTCATTTCAGGGAAAAGCAAATGATGCCATAAGTCCCTCAAATATGTCAATAAATTTCAGGTGAACTCCTTGTTCCTTGGTTGTTACTGTTTCATAATGTTGctcaatttttcttaaatacCATTTTTAAGATTTGAAGGAGGTTAGCGTGGTGGAGTGGGGGTTATGTAGTATGGCAAAACCCCCATATTTGCCCCCAAAAATCATGTGGCACATGTAAATTAAGGAGGTGATGGATAGTATGACTTCAGATAGGATAGAATGGCAAAAATGAATTCACATGGCCGGCATAGTCAGTCTTTGGGGAATTCATAGTGGACCCCAATATTTTGGAACTAATGCTTGATTGTTCTTGaattcatttttatgtttttgggaaCTTGGTGTGCTTAGACGtgcttattttattgtataaaacaaatttttttactaagaaattttgttattacttttttttctggTCAGACTCACACATTATTGGGCATATGAAAGTATAATAGTATTGGCAATGTGTTGTAGTCATATTAAGTTGCGTTTGATGTTCAAGTGTTTTCTGTCAAGAAAAACTCTTCCTAgcctaaaagaaattaaattacttGAAACTAGGGTTGTCCACGGTCAGGTCGGATTGGGTTTGGAGCTGACCCGTACTCGACCCGATTGAGTCGGGTGATTGAGAATTGGACCCATACTAGACCGAACAAACGGGTTGGACCCGGCTGGTTGAGTGGGTTGGAATCGTCCATTTGGGGGGTCTTGGCTACAGATTAggcaaaaaaatgaattaaacaaattatcaataaaatgaatcaaacaaataatcaataaaatacaaattagataaacaaaataaaaaagtgttaaGTTTTTTAAAGTTTGGGTTTCAGTTTTTTAAGTTAATGTTTCGAGTTTGATAAGTGAAAACTCAAATTTATGaccaaacaaatcaaatcaataacTCTAAATCTTTGAGTTTTAAGTGAATAAAAActaaagagagtgagagagagagatccgaaaatttgaacttgaatttgagtagttgtttttgattttgcatgtaaactcaaaataatagtGCATGACAAGATATGTTTTCAGACTAGTCTCAGTAAGAGTGCAAGACAAGACAACTTTATACAACTTCGTAGAAACTAATGAGagatgaaaaatttttttttttagaagataggTGGTAGATTTTCTATCAAGGAGAGGAAGACATGTGGGGATAAGAATCTTAACCTTATCACTTTGCCTAAAAAGTGATGAGggctgaataaaaaaataaattttgaagatAAGGTGGTAGATTTTCTAACAATGAGAGGAAGACACGTGggggagagagaaatttaaaaCAGATTTCACTATATTTTGGTCGGTTTGGTTTATGCGGGTCTCTAATCCTTTAACCCGCCACCTGAACCGAAAATTTGGTTCTCAAAGGAAGATGACCCGTATGTGACCAACCAGGCTATTTGGATCTGCCCGCTGGGCTTTGGTTTGGTTGGATTCAGTCAATTTGGTCGGGTCCTTGGCCCACTAGACAGCCCTACTTGAAACAACCCTTTTTGTGAGGTATATGGTCAATGACAATGTTGCatgtggattttatttatttatttatattttttaatttaatatgttACAAGCCAAACAAAATGCTATAGGAATTACCTATGCAATTTTTTGGGAACTGAGTTGTGTCCTCAATTCCATTATGTGAAGGTATGAGATAGATGGTTGAAGAGGATCACACTCAGTGTGGTCAGTGATGTGCCGGGCACTTGCCTAGGTGCGCGGTTGAGGTAAGGGCCCTCTGTGCCTTCATTCAGTTGCTCACTTTTGGAGCCTAGGCGAATGCCCAAGTGCCTCAAACAAATTGTAAGCCACTTGAGGCAAGTGTCTCAATATAGTTCACCCAAAAAACAGGGGCAacttaaaatttggaaaaatttcaataatataatcTTTTCATTTGATAGttctctgtttgtttgtttgtttatttatttttattttattgaaataagcTGTGGTCAAAGTCTATTATAAGATAAATTAATAGAACCTTCTACTAGTTTGAAGATTTTAAACCATGCTTAGTTAGCATTAGATATATTTCACTTGAGTTCATAATTTGTATAATAGCTATATTTAGAGTTTGTGGCCTTGTTTCACTAGGTTAAGCTCTTTTTTGGTGCCTCACCCCTCAAGCAATGCAAGGAGTTGGTGCCTTAAGGTTGTCTTTTGCCCTTGACTAGACTGATCACAGTTTATGTGAAACGCTCACTATTTATCCTAAAAGATCACAACCTGTTgccttgggttttttttttttttttttttttttttttttttttgcatcccAATGCATTTTTGCAAGTACATTCCAATGTACTTCTCATTTCTAGCAAGCTAGCTTTTGTTAAGGGTATGAAGTAAACATTGTTGTCACATCATGGTATCACCCACTACCAGGGCAGTCGTGGCAACCAATCTATCCCTTCCAAGTCAAGTTTGTCAGGGCCATCATGGCCCTTTACTTTATCGTTGCAGCATTTGCTTAAATAGAAATTGCAAGATAGGCTTTGATCCAAGTTCCCAAATCTTTCGCGAAACCCTCTCAGAACTTCCagtttaaattgtttattatttatgaatttatcATCGGTGGCCTATTTATTAACGTTGCAGTTTTCATCTGTTGGATTCCACAACCTTGTACTAAAAGCTTTGCTGCATAAATGTAACATTCTTAAAAAATTGGTCATCAAACAGCACTGATGTATTGCGAGAAAACACAGAAGCTGTTGTTGCAGCTTGTGATGCTGCTCACGGAAGATGGGCTAAGCTCCTAGGGGTCCGTGCTCTTCTTCATCCTAGGTTGAGATTGCAGGAGTTTTTATGCATATACAACATCACACAGGAGTTTATAACTGCTACAGAAAAGGTATTCATTTTCATCTTAGTATTTTAAACTTGAAGGATAAAAATTCTGTCTGTATGTATGATGCTATTCTGTTCTCATCTTAGTATTTCAAACTTGAAGGATACAAATTCTGTCTGTATTTATGATGCTATTTTGTTCTAACATAAACAGATTGGTGGAAGGAGGGGATTCAGCATACGGGGAACACTGAACTCTCAGGCCAAAGCCTTTCTTGACTTCCAGCATGACTCTCGAGTtagtttcaataattttttcattaaatctTTTCTGAACCTATATATGTATGCTGATACCAggctattttttttgttggttattTAGATGGCAAAAATAAGGGCGGTGCTTGACCAAGAAACGTGGGTGGAAGTAGATGTTCCTGACGAATTTCAGGCCATCGTCATTTCACTTTGTAGTTCTGAAGCATTGATTTCTGAGAACCTTGATCATGTTCAAAATAATGTGGAAACAAACCATGGTGAAGTGATTGCATTCAATGATGGCTCTCTTGTAGAAGATACTGCACAAGGGAAGCCTACTCCCTTGGCTGAGGCTGCTGATAAAAATAAAGCTTCTTTGGCTCATAGTAACGATAGTAAAATGAAGGAGCATGGAAAATCTACATCTCAAACCCTTTCGTACAAAGGTGTTGGTTATCACATGGTAAACTGGTTAgttatcttgttttatttttatttttatttcttgtttattCTCATCTTTTTCCTTCTTGGCTTTGTAAAAAGCACTCTGGTGCAGTTGATACTTCTAGTTCATGTTAAGCTTTTGGCATCTATTGGTCATTTTATGGAGTTATTCACCTGTACTCTGAGCAAGCTGTTTGCTTTGCTCTGTATTTTATGATACTTCACTTCCTGTGAcattgtttattgatttattgtattgagatttgagattcTCATTGTGtcatattattttcacatataAACTTATACATTATCAGTGATcttcccttttttgttttttgttttgttttgttttgtttttttttttttcagtggcTTAATATTACTGAAGATGTTGTCAGAGTACATTGATATGGGCAACTTTTTGCCATTACGGTCTTCAGAAGTTGTTCAACGAGTTGTCgaaattcttaaatttttcaataCAAGGACTTGTCAGCTTGTTCTTGGTGCTGGTGCTATGCAGGTACTAATTATTTTCTCTAATCAGCTGATCTGTATGTTCACAACTATTTTTCATAGAAATTCATGTACAGAAACTCTAAAGGGTTTAGAATACGTAACTGAAAATCTTTCAGTGTA contains:
- the LOC126726799 gene encoding vacuolar protein sorting-associated protein 54, chloroplastic isoform X3, with amino-acid sequence MESQPSRQSGRYTFEEAISRESPTALTKSNSDAAAAASSQSLSSILNNPHVAKSDWWWYSSSSSSLAPPEFAPLISKASSELTRSDFSTYFSSISDTYNRFEDIRNHSTKDLESLASDSQGHGGEALVACLREVPALYFKEDFALEDGATFRAACPFSTAAENLVLQEKLTQYLDVVELHLVKEISLRSNSFFEAQRQLQDLNVEIVEGCSRIRELKETIRLLDVDLVDSARQVQHLNATRTNLLALHHKFNLILYVKQSLSALKLLVASGDCAGALDITDDLQNLVDGDELTGLHCFRHLRDNVAASIESINSILSAEFMRAAIQDSGNSDVVILSQVKARASIPTNGKDDDQVNLDEEETTNFRDCLLPIIIGLLRTAQLPSVLRIYRDTLTADMKNAIKNAVAELLPVLLARSESEFSPGERTVDADGGGASLASKLRSLSSESFVQLLSAIFKIVRAHVVRAAEVKKAIEWIMKNLDGHYAAESVATAIALGAAAAETTEDHDDQGGSLLPFSSQRAARFSSFQGKANDAISPSNMSINFSTDVLRENTEAVVAACDAAHGRWAKLLGVRALLHPRLRLQEFLCIYNITQEFITATEKIGGRRGFSIRGTLNSQAKAFLDFQHDSRMAKIRAVLDQETWVEVDVPDEFQAIVISLCSSEALISENLDHVQNNVETNHGEVIAFNDGSLVEDTAQGKPTPLAEAADKNKASLAHSNDSKMKEHGKSTSQTLSYKGVGYHMVNCGLILLKMLSEYIDMGNFLPLRSSEVVQRVVEILKFFNTRTCQLVLGAGAMQVSGLKSITSKHLALASQVISFIYAIIPGEFFF